Genomic segment of Myxococcus stipitatus:
CCCATGCGGCCCATGGTGATGCGGGCCCGGCCGCCGCCGATCTTCTCGTTGATGTTGGGAGCGGTGTGGACGTTGTCGTCCAGCACGATGGCCATGCGACGGCCCACGCCCGCCTCGGTCAGCTTCTCGAACTCGCGCGCGCCGGCCGGGTCGAACGAGATGTTCACCTCCGGCTCGTTCATCTGGTTCACGGACGCGTCCGCGCCCGACAGGCTCTCACCCGTCAGCGGGACCGCCTTGTCCAGGAGGTACGTGCGGTAGGAGGAGCACTCGTTCTTCTTCATCGGGTTGGCGATGCACTCGGTGACGACCTGGCGGTTCTCCGGAACCTTGTCCTTGGTGTACTCGAGCAGCGCCTCGCGCGACGGGCTCTGCAGCTGCGCGAAACCACCCTCGTCCGTCAGCGTGATGTCGCTGCCCGCCGGGGCCGGCGTCGTCTGGAGCATCTGCGCGAAGAACTGCGGGTTGGTGTCGTCCACCATCCGGAACTCGAGCTGGGCGGTGGTGCCCACCAGCTCCTTGGCCTGCTCCGGGTTGCTGCGGCCGGGCAGCGAAATCTGGATGGAGTCGGTGCCGAGCTTGCGCACGTCCACTTCGGCGACGCCCCACTTGTCGATGCGGCGGCGGATGACGAGCATCGCCTGGTCCACGGCTTCCTCACGGAAGCGGTTGACCTGGGTCTCGTCGGGGGCCAGCACCAGCGTGTCGCCGGAGCGGCTGATCCGCTTGAAGTCCCCGAAGGTGCTCAGGACGTCCTTCTCGATGGCGTCCATGGTCGCCGGGTCCTTCGCCTTCAAGGTGAGCTGGAGCTTCTCCGGATCCGTGTCCGCCGTGACCTCGCCGAGCTTCTTGTCGGCGACGTACGTGGCGATCTGCTGGCCCCGGCGCTCGGTCCGCTTCTGGAGCGCCGTCTTCGTGTCCACGCGCATCACCATGTGGATGCCGCCCTGAAGGTCCAGCCCCAGATTGAGGCGGTACTTCGCGGGAGGTGCCCACTTCGGCAGCCGCTCTTGCAGCAGCGCCAGGTTGTTGCGCTGGTCACGGTCCATGACCACCAGCGAGTAGTACGACGGAACCAGGAACCAGAGGGTCCCCAGCGTCACCGCGACAATCATTCCAAACTTCCACCACCAGCCGCGGTCCATTACTTCTCCTCCTTCTTCTTCTCTTCCTTCTTCTCCTCCGAGGTCGCGGCGGGCGCGCCCTCGGCCACCGTGCCCTTGGCACTGATGGAGGTCTTCAGGATGCGGATGCGCACGCCGCTGGCGACCTCCAGCGTCACCGTCCGCTCGTCGACCAGGTGGATCTTCCCGAGCATGCCGCCCGTGGTGACCACCTCATCGCCCTTCTTGAGCGAAGCGAGCAGCGTGCGGTGCTCCTTCATCTGCTTTTGCTGGGGGCGGATCATGACGAAGTACATGATCGCCACCAGGCCCACGAGCAGGACCAGGGTGTTCAGCGGGCTCGACCCGCTCCCGGCCTGCGCCAGCATCAAAAAGCTCTCAGCCACAGACTGCCTCGTCGGTTGTGGAAGGCTTGGGATGGGGGACCCCCCACACTATCCAAGGAACCCATCCTGAAAGGGGGGCCGTCTTAGCAAGGGGCCCCCATGTGAGCAAGCGAACGCGGGAACCCCGACATCCCATCTGGCCGCTCAGCGGCCACGGGTCCGCTCGGCCTCCTGGGCCCGCGCCCGCTCCCGGAACTCCCGGGCGAAGGCGGCGAACCGGTCCTCCGCGATGGCACGCCGCACGTCGGCCATCAACCCCAGGAAGTAGTGGAGGTTGTGCAGCGTGTTGAGACGCATCGCGAGGATCTCCCCCGCCGCGAACAGGTGCCGGAGGTAGGCCCGGCTGAAGTTGCGGCAGGTGTAGCAGGAGCACGCCGGGTCCACCGGCCGCGAATCCTTGGCGAACGCCGCGTTGCGGATGGTGAGCTTGCCCTCCGAGGTGAAGAGCAATCCGTTGCGTGCGCAACGGGTGGGCAGCACGCAATCGAACATGTCCACCCCGTGCTCCACGCAGGTGACCAGGTCCACCGGGGTGCCCACGCCCATGAGGTAGCGGGGCTTGTCTCGGGGCAGCAGCGGCGCGGAGTAGGCCACGCCCGCATGCATGGCCTCGGGGGCCTCGCCCACCGAGTAGCCGCCCAGCGCGTAGCCGGGCAGGTCCACCGCGCACACCTCCTCGGCGTGGCGCTTGCGCAGGTCCTCGTGCAGGCCCCCCTGGACGATGCCGAAGAGCGACGAGCGCTCCCGGCCCCAGGCCTTCACGCAGCGATGCAGCCAGCGCGTCGTGCGCGCCAGGGACTTCTCCAGGTAGGAGCGCTCCGCCATGGAGGGCGGGCACTCGTCGAAGGCCATGATGACGTCGGCGCCGAGCGTCTCCTGGATGTCGATGGAGCGCTCGGGCGTCAGGAAGTGACGCGCGCCGTCGAGGTGGGACTGGAACGCGGCGCCCTCCTCCGTAATCTTGCGCTTCTCCGACAGGCTGAAGACCTGGAAGCCGCCGCTGTCGGTGAGCATGGGCCGGTTCCAGGAGACGAACTGGTGCAGTCCGCCCATCTCCCCCACCAGCGCTTCGCCGGGGCGCAGCATGAGGTGGTAGGTGTTGCCCAGGATGATCTGCGCGTCGAGGTTGACCAGGTCATCCGGGCCCACGCCCTTGACGCTGCCCACCGTGCCCACCGGCATGAAGATGGGGGTCTCCACGGGGCCGTGGGGCGTGTGCAGCCGGCCGCGCCGGGCCTTCGTTCCAGAGGCGTCCTCGTGGAGCAGCTCGAAGCGCACCAGCCCTGGCGCCACGCGCGTGTCGCCCTTCTCGCGCGAAGCTCCGCGCGTCCCTGCGTCCTGCTCACCCATGGCACTCACTCCGACACCAGCATGGCGTCGCCGTAGCTGAAGAATCGATACCCGTCCCGCACCGCCTCCGCGTACGCGGCCAGCGTCCGCTCGCGCCCCAACAGCGCGCTGACGAGCACCACCAGCGTGGAGCGCGGCAGGTGGAAGTTCGTCAGCAGCGCGTCCACCTGACGGAAGGTGAAGCCCGGGCGGATGAAGAGCGTCGTCTCGCCGGGGCCCTCGCGCAGCTTCCCGGTCGCCGGGTCCGTGGCGGACTCGAGCGTACGCACCACGGTGGTGCCCACGGCGACCACGCGCCGGCCCTCGGCTCGCGCCGCGTTCACCTCGCGCGCGGTGGCCTCCGGCACGGTGAAGCGCTCGGGATGCATGTGGTGCTTGTCCAGGTCGTCCTCGCGCACCGGCAGGAAGGTCCCTGGCCCCACGTCCAGCGTCACCAGCACCCGCCGCACGCCCCGAGCCTCGAGCGCCGCCAGCATCTCCTGGGTGAAGTGCAGCCCCGCGGTGGGCGCGGCCACCGCTCCGGATGCCCGTGCATAGACGGTCTGGTAGCGCTCGGCGTCGGCCGCATCGGGCTCGCGGGTGATGTACGGGGGCAGTGGCAGCTTGCCCGCCGCATCCAGCAGCGCGGCCAGCGAGGCCCCCGACGGCGCATGGAAGCGCACGCGATACTCCCCTCCTCCGAGCACCTCGAGGACCTCGGCCTCCAGTCCACCCGCGAACGTGAGGCGCTGGGTGGGCTTGAGGCCCTTGGAGGCCTGGCCCAGGCAGAGCCAGTCGAGCGTCTCCGGCGCACCATCGAGCGCGGCCGACGTCAGAGTGGAGGCGGCGGGCCGCACGACGAGCAACTCCACGCGGCCGCCGGTGCCAGCTTTCTGTCCCAGCAGACGCGCGGGGATGACGCGGGCGTCGTTGAGGACGAGGAGGTCACCAGGGCGGAGCAGCTCCATCACGTCCGAGAATCGCCGGTGGCTCACGTCGCCGGTGGAGCGACGGACGTGCATCAGCCGGGAGGCATCCCGCTGGGCCAGCGGGGCCTGCGCGATCTGGGACTCAGGAAGCTCGAAATCGTAATCAGAGAGGCGGGACGACACGGGGGAGGCGCTTGTAGCAGCCCCCATGCCACCGCGGAAAGCACGCCGACACAGGGGACGTCAGTAGAGCTGCTGCAGCTCGGCCCCGGGGTAGTAGTGGGTGAGGATATCCACGTACCCCTTGCCCTTGTCGGCGAGCGCCTTGGCGCCCCACTGGCAGAGCCCGGCCCCATGGCCATAGCCGCGTCCGGAGAACATGTAGCCGTGCTCGACCCGCTCCACCTCGAAATCGAGGCTCTTGAGGCGCGTGTAGCCAAGCCGGCGGCGGAGCTCCACGCCGTCCAGCGAGCTGCCATCGCCCATCGTGACGCGGGTGACTCGGCGGGTGGACGTGCGTGCCGTCACCTTCATCCCCTGGGCGGGCCGCTTGAGGGCGGACTTGATTTCAGCGTCCGACATGGAGGCGGACCAGCGGCTCGCGGGCAGACGTCCGCAGGGGCAGTCGACGGCCTGGAGGTAGGGCAAGTCCCGGTTGAGCGCGTCCTGCCCGGACTCGGTGCGGCCTCCGCAGGAGGCATGGAAGTACGCCTCGATGGGGGCGAGCTCGTAGGTGAGCACCAGCCCCCGGGTGGCATCGACGGCCGTGCGGGTTCGAGGGTCCTCGCGATTGACGCCGCCATACACCTGGTGGAGCACGCTGCTGCCCAGATGAAACGCGTTGCTATAGCTCTCCAGTTTCTTCTGGAGGGCGTACGTCCGCGCGGCGACGGCCTGGGCCTTGAGGGCCTCGAGCGGGAAGGACACGGGCATCTCGCTGCCGAGCACCGCGGCGAGGTAGTCCTCCAGGGGAATGACGTTGATGAGCTGGAGCCCCTCTCGAAGCGGGCGCACGACGACGTCGCCACGCACCTGGGTGCCACCGGCCTTGATGGGCTGCTCTCCAGGACTGCTCCCCGCGTCCTCGGTGGAACTCAGGCCCGAGCGGAACCGCACGGAGTCTCCGAGCACCGGAGCGCCGTTGACCTCGAGCTTGCCCGCCTTGCGGCGGACGACGGCGACATCGGAGGGGATGGCGACGAAGGTGGCCTCTTCGCTGTCCGCGCCGAAGCCAAGCCCTCGCCCGCTGATGCGCACCTCTCCACCCGTGTCCTCGATGGCGATGCGCAGGGTCTCCACCGCGAAGGAGCGCGGGGCGGCGAGCAGCAACAGGAGGAGTGCAACAGGTCGCAACATGGCCTGGGAGTGTAGAAGCGTGCGCACGTGCCTCAAGAAAACGGCCGAAGGATGGGCGAGGATGGCGCGCCCGTGACACCTTCCGAGCCGCCCCCGTCCCGTCTCCCCCCGTCGGCGTTCGTCGTGGCCCTCCGCGAGCTGGAGCCCCGTGCCGCCGCCCTGCTGACCCGACGGCTGGTGGCGGGCGACTCCCTGACGGACTGTGCTCGCTTCCTGGGTGTGCCAGACGCCGCGCTCTCGGTCTCGCTGCTCCGAGCGGGCGTCGCGCTGACAAGGAGCCTGAGTCCCACGGCGAGGGAACCCGCCGAGGGCGAGGAGGAAGCCGCCTGGGCCAGGATGTTCGCCGAGGCGTTGGAGCGGGAGGATGCCCCCGTTCCCACGGGGCTGGTGCCGGTGGTGGAGGTCTGCCGTCGCCTTCGCGGGGTGCGTGGAGAGGTCGCCACGGGAATGGAGGCCGCGACGCAAGAGGAACAGGCCTCACCGCGACGGCGTCGCGAGGACTGGATGCGGAAGCTCGCGGTCGCGGCCCTGCTGGCACTGACGGCCTATCTGTACCTGTCACGCCCCCAGGAGCCATCACGGCCCCCACCTCCCCCTCCCCGGCAGTCGCCGCCAGACGCGGGCTGAGCCCCTCCTCGTTCGAGGGCCGATGCTCAACACTCGGAGCCCCGGCGCCTGGACGCGAAGAGTCCGCCGCGCCTAAGGGAAGAGCATGCGAGTCCTTCCCGTCACCGTCGTGGTGCTCGTCCTTGGACAGAGGCTGCTGGTTGGCTGCGCACGAAACCCGGTGGAGACACGTGTCGCGGGCGACGACGACATGGCCATCGACGACGTCTCCGCGCGGCTGGAGGAACAGCGGGCCCGCGCGGCGCAGGATGAGCTGGCCTGTGGCGACCGTTGCGACGTTGCGGCCCAGACCTGCGAGGTGGCCGAGGAGCTGTGCGCGCTCGTGGACCGGAATCCGGACCGGGACGACCTGCCCCCTCGCTGCGCACAAGGCCGGGAGCAGTGTTCCGATGCACGGGACGGCTGCATGACCTGTCAGAACGGCTGAGCCCCTGCTCGGACTGCCGCGTGAAACACCGGACGAAATGTTCACCTTCACCGAGAGGCTGAGAAGCAACGCAACCGGTGCGCGCGGGTCCACGGCCGTGGTTAGATGGCGAAGCCGCATCCATCGTCGAGGAGCCGTGCCATGTCCCGTTCCATTTCCATGCTCGTGGCTGCCCTGTGGGTCCTTCCGGGCGTCGCTGGAGCGGACGACGGGGGCGAGCTGACCCCCGAGAAGGTGGCGCACATCCGCCGGGACGAGGCCACTGCCCTCCAGAAGGTGGATGACGAGTTCGGCAACCGCAAGTCCTCGGAGATGAGCAACGAGGAGCGGGGCCAGGCCATCCGCAAGACGTCCGCGGCGACCGCGGCTGTCCTGGAGAAGCACGGCGTCACCGCGAAGGAGTACGAGCGCTTCACGGCGCGGATGGGCCAAGAGGGCAATGAGCGGGCGAAGGCCGAAGGTCAGCGCCTGGATGAGCAGGCCAAGGCGGCCAAGGCGCACCATGCCGCCGCCGCCGCGAAGGCCGCCGAGGAGAAGGAAGTCTCCATCCAGCAAGGCTTCGACGACGAGAACCCCGTCGAGCTGGAGTCCCTCGAGGGTGACACGCCGGTCGTCGAGATTGGCATTCCCGTGGAGGACTCGGAGGCCATGGAGGGAGAAGGTGGCACGGGCGGAGGCAGCGCGGCGGGAGGCGCCGAGGACGCGGAGGCGTCCGTGGGTGCGCAGGCGGTCGGTGCGTCCGACAATGAAGTGCCTGTGGAGATCATGAGCGACACCGAGGTCGCTCAGCCCGCGGCGAAGCCCGCGCGCAAGGCCAGCGCGAAGGCCGCGAAGGTGAAGAAGAAGGTCAGCAAGCGGAAGAGCGCACGCAGCGCGGACTGAGCGCGGCACCTTCGACTCCCGGGGCACACAGCCCGACGGGAGTCAGCCCCCCGGGAGGCTCAGCCCTTCCGGTGATAGCCGAACGCCTGGGCCCGAGCCCGCCACGTCTCATCGTAGGGGCAGGAGCAGTCGGTCTCTTCCGGCTCCGGATAGGCGTAGCGCTCACCCTTGAAGTTCCGGAACACCGTCTCCCGCTCGCCCCACTCCACCACGTAGTCCGGCTGGAGTGTCACCTTGCCGCCGCCGCCAGGCAGGTCCACCGCGAGGTGCGGCACGGCGAGCCCGGTGGTGTGACCACGCAGCTGCTGGATGATCTCCATGCCCTTGGCGATGGGCGTGCGCAGGTGCTCGCAGCCCTCCGCCACGTCCATCTGGTGCAGGTAGTACGGCCGCACCCGCGTGCGCAGGAGCAGGTGTGACAGCTCCTTGATGATGCGTGCATCCGAGTTGAGCTGCCGCATCAACACGGCCTGGTTCTCCACGGGCACGCCATGGTCGATCAGCCGCTCGCAGGCTTCTCGCGCCTCGGGAGTCACTTCCTTCGGGTGGTTGAAGTGCGTGACGACGAAGACCGGAGCGTACCGCCGCAGCAGGCTGGCCAGCGCATCCGTGACACGCATGGGCAGCACGACAGGGACTCGGGTACCGATGCGGATCATCTCCACATGCGGAATCTCGCTCAGGGGCGCGAGCAGCTCTTCCAGTCGCTGCTCGCTGAGCAGGAAGGGATCTCCCCCGGAGATGAGGACGTCGCGAACCTCGGGGTGGCGCCGGATGTACTCGATGCCCCGGCGCATCTGCTCCTTGGAGAGCTCCGCCACGCCCCCCTGGGTGATGCGCCGCCGCGTGCAGTGCCGGCAGTAGACCGAGCACGTATCCAGCGCCAGGAACAACACCCGGTCCGGATACTTGTGGACGATGCACTCTTCCGGACGCGTCTTGTCCTCGCCGAGCGGATCCTCCAGCTCGCCGGGGCGCACGCGTGCTTCCGCCCGAACCGGAATGGACTGCATGCGCACCGGGCAGAACGGATGCTCCGGGTCGATGAGGGACAAGTAGTACGGGCTGATGCCGATGCGGAACAGCGCGGACGTCTCCTGGACGCCCGCGCGCTCATCGGCGGTCAACGGCACATAGCGCTCGAGCTGTTCGAGCCCGCGCACCGCATGCCGTTGATGCCAGCGCCAATCCCCCCACTCGGCATCGGTGGCCTGGGGAAAGAGGCGCTGGCGCCCCTCCGCGCTGAGCGAGGTGCGGATGACTCGAGGCTCCGCGGGTGCGGTCGCCAGCAGCGCGGAGGAATCCATCACGCGGCCTTGGTCTGCTCCCGCCACCACGCCTGCCCGGCCTCGGGCAGCGAGTCGATGGGGTCGAAGTACTCGTACTTGCGATTGAGCGCGTCGGCGTCGTTCAGCTCGATGCCCGTGCGGTAGTTCTTGGTCCAGTAGGAGATGCCGCGCTCGCGGTCATATTCCGCG
This window contains:
- the secD gene encoding protein translocase subunit SecD, which translates into the protein MDRGWWWKFGMIVAVTLGTLWFLVPSYYSLVVMDRDQRNNLALLQERLPKWAPPAKYRLNLGLDLQGGIHMVMRVDTKTALQKRTERRGQQIATYVADKKLGEVTADTDPEKLQLTLKAKDPATMDAIEKDVLSTFGDFKRISRSGDTLVLAPDETQVNRFREEAVDQAMLVIRRRIDKWGVAEVDVRKLGTDSIQISLPGRSNPEQAKELVGTTAQLEFRMVDDTNPQFFAQMLQTTPAPAGSDITLTDEGGFAQLQSPSREALLEYTKDKVPENRQVVTECIANPMKKNECSSYRTYLLDKAVPLTGESLSGADASVNQMNEPEVNISFDPAGAREFEKLTEAGVGRRMAIVLDDNVHTAPNINEKIGGGRARITMGRMGARTRDEWLGEAQTLALVLKAGALPAPVTVGEIRQVGASLGDELIKKGSLSALVGLGLVVLFMALYYRKAGIIADIALLLNGLLILAGLAFFNATLTLPGIAGFVLTLGIAVDANVLINERIREELGNGKSAKAAVDQGYDRAFWTIFDAHVTALIAGFILFFTGTGPVRGFATTLIVGLLASLFTSIVVTRVIMTYFVHGKNAQTVSV
- the queA gene encoding tRNA preQ1(34) S-adenosylmethionine ribosyltransferase-isomerase QueA; its protein translation is MGAATSASPVSSRLSDYDFELPESQIAQAPLAQRDASRLMHVRRSTGDVSHRRFSDVMELLRPGDLLVLNDARVIPARLLGQKAGTGGRVELLVVRPAASTLTSAALDGAPETLDWLCLGQASKGLKPTQRLTFAGGLEAEVLEVLGGGEYRVRFHAPSGASLAALLDAAGKLPLPPYITREPDAADAERYQTVYARASGAVAAPTAGLHFTQEMLAALEARGVRRVLVTLDVGPGTFLPVREDDLDKHHMHPERFTVPEATAREVNAARAEGRRVVAVGTTVVRTLESATDPATGKLREGPGETTLFIRPGFTFRQVDALLTNFHLPRSTLVVLVSALLGRERTLAAYAEAVRDGYRFFSYGDAMLVSE
- the yajC gene encoding preprotein translocase subunit YajC, which gives rise to MAESFLMLAQAGSGSSPLNTLVLLVGLVAIMYFVMIRPQQKQMKEHRTLLASLKKGDEVVTTGGMLGKIHLVDERTVTLEVASGVRIRILKTSISAKGTVAEGAPAATSEEKKEEKKKEEK
- a CDS encoding KamA family radical SAM protein, translating into MDSSALLATAPAEPRVIRTSLSAEGRQRLFPQATDAEWGDWRWHQRHAVRGLEQLERYVPLTADERAGVQETSALFRIGISPYYLSLIDPEHPFCPVRMQSIPVRAEARVRPGELEDPLGEDKTRPEECIVHKYPDRVLFLALDTCSVYCRHCTRRRITQGGVAELSKEQMRRGIEYIRRHPEVRDVLISGGDPFLLSEQRLEELLAPLSEIPHVEMIRIGTRVPVVLPMRVTDALASLLRRYAPVFVVTHFNHPKEVTPEAREACERLIDHGVPVENQAVLMRQLNSDARIIKELSHLLLRTRVRPYYLHQMDVAEGCEHLRTPIAKGMEIIQQLRGHTTGLAVPHLAVDLPGGGGKVTLQPDYVVEWGERETVFRNFKGERYAYPEPEETDCSCPYDETWRARAQAFGYHRKG
- the tgt gene encoding tRNA guanosine(34) transglycosylase Tgt, coding for MGEQDAGTRGASREKGDTRVAPGLVRFELLHEDASGTKARRGRLHTPHGPVETPIFMPVGTVGSVKGVGPDDLVNLDAQIILGNTYHLMLRPGEALVGEMGGLHQFVSWNRPMLTDSGGFQVFSLSEKRKITEEGAAFQSHLDGARHFLTPERSIDIQETLGADVIMAFDECPPSMAERSYLEKSLARTTRWLHRCVKAWGRERSSLFGIVQGGLHEDLRKRHAEEVCAVDLPGYALGGYSVGEAPEAMHAGVAYSAPLLPRDKPRYLMGVGTPVDLVTCVEHGVDMFDCVLPTRCARNGLLFTSEGKLTIRNAAFAKDSRPVDPACSCYTCRNFSRAYLRHLFAAGEILAMRLNTLHNLHYFLGLMADVRRAIAEDRFAAFAREFRERARAQEAERTRGR
- a CDS encoding SpoIID/LytB domain-containing protein; translation: MLRPVALLLLLLAAPRSFAVETLRIAIEDTGGEVRISGRGLGFGADSEEATFVAIPSDVAVVRRKAGKLEVNGAPVLGDSVRFRSGLSSTEDAGSSPGEQPIKAGGTQVRGDVVVRPLREGLQLINVIPLEDYLAAVLGSEMPVSFPLEALKAQAVAARTYALQKKLESYSNAFHLGSSVLHQVYGGVNREDPRTRTAVDATRGLVLTYELAPIEAYFHASCGGRTESGQDALNRDLPYLQAVDCPCGRLPASRWSASMSDAEIKSALKRPAQGMKVTARTSTRRVTRVTMGDGSSLDGVELRRRLGYTRLKSLDFEVERVEHGYMFSGRGYGHGAGLCQWGAKALADKGKGYVDILTHYYPGAELQQLY